In the Oryza glaberrima chromosome 6, OglaRS2, whole genome shotgun sequence genome, one interval contains:
- the LOC127775576 gene encoding uncharacterized protein LOC127775576 — protein MNPPPQQPEHRGNSLTDLNDDLLSENFFHIPPGDPGVLVRLSVVCKSWRRLITNRDFLRGYRAIHRAPPILGFFCVEFGSAILVPTTAFSSIIPSLLVSDPMTGADRLLDLPERWRNIHWSEQQHWMWMNIRWSAAVLCAVDGCDHLDCHGGDPFRVALVGTDAAGTTHAALYSSETEAWSGPASIDHHPNAIVKARRPSVLVGNALYFLCNNNTSIVEFDMATMTLSVIPSPPLPEDVHGALLMTAEGGGLGFAAVLERSNLHLWSKPMDEWEHLQDVRDLKTLLPRGSISMMNNLLIGFADGGVRVVVVRTYHGPYVVELGSTEPARVVSRRSGINVVFPYTSFCTPGFILYRSRSFLDADYRLVFISALLFFRECSIVLCICRF, from the exons ATgaatccgccgccgcagcagccggaGCACCGCGGCAACTCGCTGACGGATCTGAACGACGACCTGCTCTCCGAAAACTTCTTCCACATCCCGCCGGGCGACCCCGGGGTCCTCGTCCGCCTCTCCGTCGTCTGCAAGTCGTGGCGCCGCCTCATCACCAACCGCGACTTCCTCCGCGGCTACCGCGCCATCCACCGAGCGCCTCCGATCCTGGGCTTCTTCTGCGTGGAGTTTGGGAGCGCCATATTGGTCCCCACCACCGCCTTCAGCTCGATCATTCCCAGC CTCCTCGTGTCGGACCCCATGACCGGCGCGGATCGGCTGCTGGACTTGCCGGAGCGCTGGAGGAACATCCACTGGAGCGAGCAGCAGCACTGGATGTGGATGAACATCCGGTGGAGCGCGGCGGTGCTCTGCGCCGTGGACGGCTGTGACCATCTCGACTGCCACGGCGGCGACCCCTTCCGCGTGGCGCTGGTGGGCACCGACGCCGCGGGAACCACGCACGCCGCCCTCTACTCGTCGGAGACCGAGGCGTGGAGCGGGCCGGCCTCCATTGATCACCACCCGAACGCCATCGTCAAGGCGAGAAGGCCAAGCGTCCTCGTGGGGAACGCGCTCTACTTCCTCTGCAACAACAACACCAGCATCGTCGAGTTCGACATGGCCACGATGACGCTGTCGGTgatcccctcgccgccgctacCAGAGGATGTGCACGGCGCTCTCCTCATGACAGCGGAGGGTGGAGGGCTCGGGTTCGCCGCCGTGCTGGAGCGATCCAACCTCCACCTGTGGTCGAAGCCGATGGATGAATGGGAGCACCTCCAAGATGTCAGGGACCTCAAGACGCTGCTCCCCCGGGGTTCAATCTCCATGATGAACAATTTGTTGATCGgcttcgccgacggcggcgttcGTGTGGTTGTCGTCAGGACGTACCATGGCCCCTACGTCGTTGAGCTGGGATCAACTGAACCAGCCAGGGTGGTGTCAAGGAGAAGTGGAATCAACGTTGTATTTCCCTACACGAGCTTCTGCACTCCAG GTTTCATTCTGTATCGTTCCAGATCATTCTTAGATGCAGATTACCGCCTCGTGTTCATATCTGCTCTTTTGTTTTTCAGAGAATGCTCTATTGTTCTGTGCATTTGTCGGTTCTGA
- the LOC127775654 gene encoding uncharacterized protein LOC127775654, with amino-acid sequence MDFSASAAAMADVNYRCSRVVYVGNIAFHASEAELRDACELIGPVRSLRLAAADPATSKRKGYAFVEYADDETARSALRNLHGHLLRGRELRVGLAARPSIRRRGGGGGGEREPVGMEDAVHAASLVVSGRPLASVTRYLAARSRQEVREMVAALEATEQLKIPGLGTAMEQAQRLLEMFAADEEEVARKKLKRASDEEHAKQSKVVGVDGVVKASSRIVPCF; translated from the coding sequence ATGGACTTCTCAGCCtcagccgccgccatggccgacgtGAACTACCGCTGCAGCCGCGTCGTCTACGTCGGCAACATCGCCTTCCACGCCTCCGAGGCCGAGCTCCGCGACGCCTGCGAGCTCATCGGCCCCGTCCGctccctccgcctcgccgccgccgacccggccACCAGCAAGCGCAAGGGCTACGCCTTCGTCGAGTACGCCGACGACGAGACGGCACGCAGCGCCCTCCGCAACCTCcacggccacctcctccgcggccGCGAGCTCcgcgtcggcctcgccgcccgcccaaGCATCaggcgccgcggtggcggcggcggcggcgagcgcgagcccGTCGGCATGGAGGACGCCGTCCACGCCGCGTCGCTCGTGGTGTCGGGGCGGCCACTCGCGTCCGTGACGAGGTACCTGGCGGCGCGGTCGAGGCAGGAGGTGCGGGAGATGGTGGCCGCGCTGGAGGCCACCGAGCAGCTGAAGATTCCCGGGCTGGGCACCGCCATGGAGCAGGCGCAGCGGCTGCTGGAGAtgttcgccgccgacgaggaggaggtggccaggAAGAAGCTGAAGCGCGCGAGCGATGAAGAGCACGCGAAGCAGAGCAAGGTGGTCGGGGTTGATGGCGTCGTCAAGGCTTCTTCACGCATCGTCCCCTGCTTCTGA